A region of the Thalassoroseus pseudoceratinae genome:
TCGAGACTTCGATGCCACGCGGTTTCTGCGTGCGACACACGGCTGGGATGCGTATCTCCGCGAACCTGAAATCGCCCAAGTGATGGCTAATACCGTTTTCTTCAGCGAACCGGTGGCGATTGAACTGCAGTCGAAACGTCCCTCCTACGCGCCCGGTGTGGAGTCACTATCCGACGGTTCCAATGACTGGTGCGGTTGTCAGCCACGACGGTAAATTCGCGTCGGTGAGACTGGTGAAACAAAAAGCCCCAGGAGGAAATCCCGGGGCCGTGAATTTGAATGGGGAATGGGGCTTAGGCCGCCTTCTTTTCTGCACTGGTGGCTTCGGGTTTTTCGTCCGGTTTGCCGTTGAGTTTGTTCTCGAGATACTTCAGAGCCCGCGAGAGTTGACGATCCTTGAACTTACTCTCGCTCGTTCCTTCTTCGCGGATAATGTCGCGGTCCCGACGGTCATCAAGATACTTTTTGATTTCCTCGTTTGAGAACTTAACAACCACGTCTGGCATAACGCCCCATTCGCCGGTTTTCTCCGACTCGGCGTTGCGATGGATGTTTTTGCCGCTTGGGCGGTGATATGTCGCCGTCGTCAGCTTGAGGGCACTCGCACCGTTGTCCAATTCGATGACATTCTGCACGCTGCCTTTGCCCCAGCTTCGTTCACCGACCACCAAAGCTCGTTTGTGGTCTTGCAAAGCTGCACTGAGAATCTCACTCGCGGAGGCACTAAATCGGTTGATTAAGACAACCATAGGAAAGTCTTCGAATGTGCCCGGCTTGTGGGCATCCCAAACTCGTTCCGGAGTGTTCCGGCCTTTGGTACTGACAATACGACCCTCTTCCAAAAACAAATCTGCGATCTGAGTTGCTTGGGAAAGCAGACCACCTGGGTTAAATCGCAGGTCGAGCACGAGGGCTTTCATTCCGTCGGCTTTCAGGTCATCCATCGCTTTGAGCAGTTCGTCAGCGGTGCGGCGACTGAAATGCGACATGCGGATGTAGCCGATTTTCTGCTTCTCATCGAGCATGAAGTCCCAATTGTCTTCGCCCTCAACTCGCTCGTAACCCAAGATCGTATCCATTTTGATGATGGCTCGTTCCATCGTCAGCGTTTCGGTTTTGCTCTCGCCCAGGTGCAGGACGCCAATGCTGACCTCTTCCCCTGGTTTGCCTTTCAGGGCTTTGACGGCGTCGTCGATAGTGTACCCGTCAGTGGATTTGCCTTCGATTTCCATAATAAGGTCGCCCGCTCGCACGCCGGCTTTGTAGGCTGGTGTTCCCGGCAGCGGTGTGATCACAGTGAGACGGCTGGATTCCGGATCGATCTGCACTTGGATTCCGATCCCCCCGAATTCCTGATCAACCGATTGATTGAATCGAGCCAGCTCCTCGGGCGGGATGAACGTGGAATACGGATCAAGGTCTTTGAGCATGCCCTGAATGGCCGCCTCCATCAACTTGCGACGATCGACATCGGTCACGTAATTCCGATCGATCTGCTCGAAGGTGTCGACGAACATCTTCATCAATTGATAGTAGTCGGCGTCTTTCTCCGGCTTGGGTTCGGCGATTTCTTCCGCCATACCGATGGAAAGTCCGCAGGTCATCGTCACTGCCGCCAGCACGGCCGTAACGGATCGAGTTCGTTTTATACCGAGCATCAGCCCCTCCTTAATTCATCGAGCATCCGAACCAGATATCCAAATCCACAATGGTTTATGGTATGGAAAGATCGGCGGATCGGCAAGATGATCACGATTTTGCCTGTCGAGCGCTGTCCACAAAAAAAGTACCCGCCGATTCGAAATCGACGGGTACTCTGTCTTCAACTTGGTATCGTCAGTCAGCAACGTCCAGCAATCGCCTTAGAGTGGGCGGACGTTTTCGGCACGCGGTCCCTTGGGGCCTTGTCCTTCTTCGTACGAAACCTGTTGACCTTCATAGAGGTCGTTGTAGTGCACACCGTCCAGGTTGGAAAGGTGGAAGAACAAGTCTTTCCCTTTTCCAGTGTCGATGAATCCGAAACCTTTTTCCGTCAGTTTTTTGATCGTGCCTTCCGCCATGGACCCTGCTTTTCGTCCCAAAAGTAAGTAGCTGGAGAGGGATGGTTCAGCAAACGATCCTCACAGTTCCCACTCCGTATCGCCGACAGTATATCACTTGGTCTACCGCCAGGGCAAACGCGATCGCCTGAAAACCCGCAAATTTCAAAGTGTCGTCCCAATTGGTTTTCAGGCCAATTCACGCCCCGGACTCGTCCGAATGGCTTCGGTTATTTGAGTTGTTCGAGCATATCGAGTGCTTGTCGGGTTCGTTCGATTCCACCGAGTTCGTCGGCGAACTTCTTCGCATTCATCAGCTCGGTCGCCGACAAAGACGACTTGCTCGTGCTGCGAGTCGCTTTGGGAGCGGAGGTTTTCTTCGCGCCGCCCTTCTTCTTTTTGGTGGTTTTGCGAGTGGGCTTGCTTCCGCCGATGGTCGACTTGACTTGGCTCACCAAACCTGGTGTGACCGAAATGCCTTTCTCTTCCAACGCCGGAACGATTTCCGATGCAGTGGCTCCGGGTTTCTCAGAGAGGTAATCGCGGATTGCTTGACTTTTGTTGACTCCGCCAGACGCTGTCTTCTTGGCCATGGTGTTGTGTCCTTCGTAGTAGAACCAGTGGTAAATTCAGTCTAATCTGCTGATTCATACTAGCGACTAGTCTTAAAGTCAATCTTATGATCCTAATTGCTAGGACGTAATTGCTAAAAAAGTCTAAAAATAGGGCTCCTAGTTCGCACTTTTTAGAATTGCCTAGTTTCCACCTCGGATTTCAGAGTCTTCGAGTGGCTGAATTGAGGAAGCGGAATCAGGCTTGATAGGCGAGATTTCAGTCGAGTTGGCTTGCTCGGTTATGGAATGAGTTTCGTGAATCGACCACTGCCAATAACCAAGTGCAGTTGCAATCAATACGCCTAAAGTCACAAAGATCGGCCGCCAGTTTCGACGCGGGAATCTAGTTTGTCGACCGGATGTCTCAGTGTTGATCTTGATCGGCCTTGAAGCTGGCGTTTCCAAGACTGCCTTGGCTGGCGCTTCGGAGTTCACAGGGGTTGGTCGACTAACAGCTGCGTTTGCTTGCGGACGCGGTGATGTGGAACTGGCTTTCGGCTTACGATTGGAAGGCTTTTTAGCTGTCGGTTTGTTCGTCGTCGATGAATTCTGCGGAAGTGCCTTCGCGGCCGGTTGCGTGATCTGCTTTGGTGTTGGTTTTAACTTCGATCCCGGACTTTCTGCTGGTCGATTGTCCAAGACTAAATTCCAATTCCGTTTCCGCCAGGCGGAATCCGCGTGACTAACAAGCCAGCTAGAGAGAGCGTCGGCAACATCCTGAGCGGTTTGATAGCGGTCGCCTGGCTTCTTGGCCATCATGCGATCAAGAACCTCCAAGATTTCGTCTGGTGTATCGGGACGGTCTCGTTTCACCGAAGGTGGTTGTCGCGTTTGGTGTGCCAGCAATCGCTGGACTAGAGTTCCATCGTTAAATGGCGGGTGCCCCGTTAAAGCGAAGTAGAGCGTAC
Encoded here:
- a CDS encoding S41 family peptidase, whose product is MLGIKRTRSVTAVLAAVTMTCGLSIGMAEEIAEPKPEKDADYYQLMKMFVDTFEQIDRNYVTDVDRRKLMEAAIQGMLKDLDPYSTFIPPEELARFNQSVDQEFGGIGIQVQIDPESSRLTVITPLPGTPAYKAGVRAGDLIMEIEGKSTDGYTIDDAVKALKGKPGEEVSIGVLHLGESKTETLTMERAIIKMDTILGYERVEGEDNWDFMLDEKQKIGYIRMSHFSRRTADELLKAMDDLKADGMKALVLDLRFNPGGLLSQATQIADLFLEEGRIVSTKGRNTPERVWDAHKPGTFEDFPMVVLINRFSASASEILSAALQDHKRALVVGERSWGKGSVQNVIELDNGASALKLTTATYHRPSGKNIHRNAESEKTGEWGVMPDVVVKFSNEEIKKYLDDRRDRDIIREEGTSESKFKDRQLSRALKYLENKLNGKPDEKPEATSAEKKAA
- a CDS encoding cold-shock protein, which codes for MAEGTIKKLTEKGFGFIDTGKGKDLFFHLSNLDGVHYNDLYEGQQVSYEEGQGPKGPRAENVRPL